In Prevotella sp. oral taxon 475, one DNA window encodes the following:
- a CDS encoding C10 family peptidase, protein MELMRKFTVLGIIACGLINLYSCTTQESFEEATDSSFLNLSQEEYISIAFEHPKEITEDQAITLVKDFSGKQATRSISQSPIIEKKYYIGGISSKSVEDTVSSIPIYQLKLSEKEGFALVAGDERFATVIAFAEKGNLADTTQNKSVALMVREAENAIKSKLRYYNAIRDSLHDKTLCKLKTAFHTNDITYHDVKEKIKVVQTPLTRGQWIPEPTMGILVKEVKPMLRTEWGQNRPYNNELGYINNDIPKVVGCVGTAIAQIVAHYEAMSSVYGHTLDWNLIKERAGIDALTDDDIQHQVALLCKHVAYGIKTEWNMDGTGGASMTNSHKYLETMGVTFNLGKRNKGYDMDAAIIIASLDRGCPVLITGDEEPSETRSSGNKKGGHCWILDGYQVRTRSTPTKLKAMIKSHDVYVHANFGWKGYASGYYMVDRNETSLSFDTRPVEGHYNQRLRLFPMVKRK, encoded by the coding sequence ATGGAATTAATGAGAAAATTTACAGTATTAGGAATTATTGCTTGTGGGCTAATAAATTTGTATTCCTGCACTACACAAGAAAGTTTTGAAGAAGCAACAGACAGCAGTTTCTTAAACCTTTCTCAAGAAGAGTATATTAGTATAGCGTTTGAACATCCAAAAGAAATAACAGAGGACCAAGCGATAACTCTTGTCAAAGACTTTTCGGGGAAACAAGCGACAAGAAGTATATCTCAATCCCCTATCATCGAAAAGAAGTACTATATTGGTGGAATTTCTTCCAAAAGCGTAGAAGACACAGTTTCTTCCATCCCTATATATCAGTTAAAATTATCAGAAAAAGAAGGGTTTGCTCTTGTTGCTGGGGATGAGAGGTTTGCAACAGTTATTGCATTCGCTGAAAAAGGTAATTTAGCGGATACAACACAAAATAAAAGTGTTGCTTTGATGGTAAGGGAAGCAGAAAATGCCATCAAGAGCAAATTGCGTTATTATAATGCTATTAGAGACTCTCTTCATGATAAAACATTATGTAAACTTAAAACTGCTTTTCATACAAATGACATTACATATCATGATGTGAAAGAAAAAATAAAGGTAGTCCAAACACCTCTTACTCGTGGGCAATGGATACCTGAACCAACAATGGGGATTTTGGTAAAAGAAGTTAAGCCCATGTTGCGTACAGAATGGGGACAAAATAGGCCTTACAATAATGAACTTGGATATATTAATAATGATATTCCAAAGGTTGTTGGATGTGTGGGGACGGCTATTGCCCAGATTGTTGCACATTATGAGGCGATGTCTTCTGTATATGGTCATACTTTAGATTGGAATTTAATAAAAGAACGCGCAGGCATAGATGCCTTAACGGATGATGATATTCAACACCAAGTCGCACTGCTTTGCAAGCATGTTGCATACGGCATCAAAACAGAATGGAATATGGATGGAACAGGCGGTGCCTCCATGACTAATAGTCATAAATATTTGGAAACAATGGGAGTAACTTTTAATTTGGGAAAAAGAAATAAAGGATATGATATGGATGCGGCCATAATAATTGCATCTTTAGACCGCGGTTGTCCTGTGTTGATAACAGGAGATGAGGAGCCTTCCGAAACAAGAAGTTCTGGAAATAAGAAAGGGGGACATTGCTGGATTTTAGACGGTTATCAGGTACGGACGCGTTCTACCCCAACAAAACTAAAGGCAATGATAAAATCACACGATGTCTATGTTCATGCCAATTTTGGTTGGAAAGGATATGCAAGTGGATACTATATGGTTGACAGAAATGAGACTTCACTCTCTTTCGATACAAGACCGGTAGAAGGACATTATAATCAAAGACTTCGCTTATTTCCGATGGTAAAAAGGAAATAA
- a CDS encoding IS982 family transposase: MADDFCKFFDAMTAKYTLKPAGKRKYHRSSTMSKAEVMMIMILFHDSGYRCFKHFYLEKVCKHLHHLFPNVVSYNRLVELEREVAVPLTLFIKKVLLGKCTGISFVDSTLLRVCKNQRIHIHKVFKGIAQRGKCSMGWFFGFKLHLICNEKGELLNFMITPGDVDDRKPLEYKAFIEFIQGRLFGDKGYIGKNLFQRLFVDGIQLVTRLKSNMKGALMSVSDKLLLRKRAIIETVNDELKNIAQVEHSRHRCFDNFIVNLLGAIAAYCLFPKKPCINLQRTIDTQLALF; this comes from the coding sequence ATGGCAGACGACTTCTGCAAGTTTTTTGATGCTATGACGGCAAAATATACGCTAAAACCTGCCGGGAAAAGAAAATATCATCGCAGTTCCACGATGTCAAAGGCCGAAGTCATGATGATAATGATTCTTTTCCACGACTCCGGTTATCGCTGCTTTAAACATTTCTATCTTGAAAAAGTATGCAAGCATCTTCACCATCTGTTTCCCAATGTTGTTTCTTATAACCGTTTAGTAGAATTGGAAAGGGAGGTAGCCGTACCCTTAACCTTGTTTATCAAGAAGGTCCTCTTGGGAAAATGCACGGGCATAAGCTTTGTTGACAGTACACTATTGCGTGTCTGCAAGAACCAAAGAATACATATTCACAAAGTTTTCAAAGGCATAGCCCAAAGAGGAAAATGCTCTATGGGTTGGTTCTTCGGTTTCAAATTGCATTTGATTTGCAATGAGAAAGGAGAACTTCTCAACTTTATGATAACGCCGGGAGATGTTGATGACCGTAAACCTTTGGAGTACAAAGCTTTTATCGAGTTCATACAAGGTAGGCTGTTCGGTGACAAGGGGTACATCGGCAAGAACCTCTTTCAAAGGCTTTTCGTTGACGGAATACAGCTTGTTACCAGGTTGAAAAGTAACATGAAAGGAGCTTTAATGAGTGTTTCTGACAAGCTGTTACTCAGAAAAAGAGCCATTATAGAAACGGTGAATGATGAACTTAAGAACATTGCACAAGTGGAACACTCCAGGCATAGATGCTTTGACAATTTCATCGTCAACTTATTAGGGGCTATTGCTGCCTATTGCCTGTTTCCAAAGAAACCGTGTATCAATTTACAAAGGACCATTGATACACAGCTTGCATTGTTCTGA